The DNA segment CAACTCCGTGAACATTCGCTTACGACCACTTCTATTCCCTACCTCTCCTACACACTCTGCGCATTAAATTTGCTCCGATCCGCAGTGCGGGCACCATTTCGTTCCTTTTACCAGAACTGCCGAACAAATTTGGCAGGTCGATTCGCCTCGCAGAGCTTCCTTCGTCGCAGCCACATGGTCCGTCAGCTTTACGTTTTCCTTCCAAGTTCTTATGCGCCGATCCAGCTCCTCCTGACGCTCCCGCTCCCGTTCAAGCTCGCGCAATCGTCTCGTCATCTCCTCAGGATCAACACGCTCACGAGTCTCCGACACGACCGATTCTTCCTGATCTAAAGAAGCAAAAAGCGTACTTTCTTCCAGCAATGTCAACGGATCACTTACCGGCTCCTGCTTAGCGACAGACTCTTCCTCATCGGGATGCACCTGGACCTGCTTAGCTGGCTTCTCCAGCTTATGTCCGCAATACTGGCAGAATAACGCTTCCTCAGTAACCGTTTTACTGCAGGCACCGCACAGGCGCTCATTTTTGAGCTCGGCAATTTTACCGCGGATCTCATCTCGCTCCTCAGCAAGCAGGTCACAGGTTTTTGCTAAATCGACCATTTCCTTCTCCGCTATAGACATGTCCTTAATCCGGTATCCCTCATAGAATACTTCGCCCATTCTTTGAAAATACAAATCCATTTCACGTTCAATATTGTTTATTTGCGTGTTCAACTTCCCAATTTCGACCGCGTTTTGTGCCTTATCGGTTACTTTCCCCGCACCATCTTTAATCCGCTGTAAAAATTTCATGACATACTCCTCCCATGTTCATAAAACGTCCTGATGTAATTGAAATTATATGTCCCATTAGTCGGGAATTCTTTCCTGTATGTTCTCAATAATTAAACAGCCTTGCAGTCTACGAAATCGTAATTATCATAACAGATTTAACAGCCTAGTGAAAATCCCTGTCCATCTCCCCTGATCCAGCCGCAGAGCCGTAGTGTATAAAGATATTAATCAAAGAAAATCAGACTGGAGGGGATATTCCGATGAAAATAGACAAAAAGCCCTGTTACGCATCCATCTCACATCGCATCGTCCAAGAGGCGCCAAATCAAAATTTATCCAAATTCAGAGGCAAAATCCTGTAAACAAATAAATCCATTTTTTGATTTTGCCGGGCCTTTCAAGGTACAATAGGGGGGAGGATATATGGAACTATTTTTAAACTTAGGGGTAGATTATTCTGGACAGAGTAGATGCAAAAAATAAAGGCTCGCTGTTAAATCAATTGGATTTGCGAGATTTATATCATTGGGAAGTCGGAGATGA comes from the Paenibacillus lentus genome and includes:
- a CDS encoding zinc ribbon domain-containing protein, which encodes MKFLQRIKDGAGKVTDKAQNAVEIGKLNTQINNIEREMDLYFQRMGEVFYEGYRIKDMSIAEKEMVDLAKTCDLLAEERDEIRGKIAELKNERLCGACSKTVTEEALFCQYCGHKLEKPAKQVQVHPDEEESVAKQEPVSDPLTLLEESTLFASLDQEESVVSETRERVDPEEMTRRLRELERERERQEELDRRIRTWKENVKLTDHVAATKEALRGESTCQICSAVLVKGTKWCPHCGSEQI